A single Marinitoga aeolica DNA region contains:
- a CDS encoding (2Fe-2S)-binding protein: MDEEKIIVCRCEDITLKEIRDLIHEGYTTVEEIKRVSRAGMGPCQGKTCGPIIAREISKITGKPIEEVYKPSNRPPFGGLFFKEIVGESNEE, from the coding sequence ATGGATGAAGAAAAAATTATTGTCTGTCGATGTGAAGATATCACATTAAAAGAAATTAGAGATTTAATTCATGAAGGTTATACCACTGTTGAGGAAATAAAAAGGGTTTCAAGGGCAGGAATGGGACCTTGCCAGGGAAAAACATGCGGCCCAATTATTGCGAGAGAAATTTCAAAAATAACAGGTAAGCCAATAGAAGAAGTATATAAACCAAGTAATAGACCACCTTTTGGAGGATTATTCTTTAAAGAGATTGTAGGTGAAAGTAATGAAGAATAA